In Pseudohongiella acticola, the sequence GTTCGACAAAGGTGTCGGGGTCGTTAATGGTAAATTCGTAAACCAGGGCACCGTTCTGGTTCAGGTGAAATCGCTCCTCCAATTGCATATTCTCCGCGCTTCCCCAGGCAGCGTAAGGCTGCGATAGACTTGCCATTTTTTCGGTAAAATTTCGCGTCTGGACAATCAGAGTGTCGCCTTGCCAGTGTCCGCGCGAGACGCCCATCCATTGCCTAAGGTCAGCATTCGGAAAAGGGATATCAAATAAGGGGATGATGCGCGCATCATGAATCATTTCGGTGACAATCAGCACATGATCTTTGAACTGCAGCAGCTGCATATTGTTGTTGTATTTGCTGGGCAGCATGGGTGGCCCGGTATTGAAACCGGTCAGGCAGCGCTCCGAAAGGCCGCGGTCTTCGGGGCCATCTTTGCTGATGCCGCCGAGCAGAAAGCGGGCCGGTCGTTCACTCGGGATATCGTCGCGGGACGAGCTACGCTGCAGCACGGCGCCCGGCGCCAATGCCGGGATGCGGCCATCGGCTGGGCTGACAATGATTGATGTGCGCAAATTGTCACCCACACCGTCACCCCATTCGTCCCAGAAGTCGTTGTAGCTGATATTGAGGCCGTTGGGCCCCTGTTCGAAGCCAGCATCACGCCTGTCGAGTATATTCTGGACGAATTCTGTTGCTTCCTCCCTGGACATAAATTCCCTGTCGGCCTGCTCGGGCGGACGTTGTAAAGGTGTCAACGTGCCGAAGCTCCAGACGCCCTGAATATCAGGCTGACCAAACGCATTGCGCTCAATAGCTGGTGCATTCTGGGATAGCAGCTGAGGTGTCGTGACCAGTACCGCAATCACTGTAAGCATGCGTATGGCTGTGATACGGCGACGGTGCGGCGATTGCTTCAAGCGCTCTACTCCCGTGGGTCAGAAACCTGATCTGGTCTTGTTGCATGATCGGGGTAATGCAGGTTGCAGTAAATGTAGCTTGAGGTGTTTCGAATGTCCAGTACAGTCCTTTGTAAATCAGTTTACGATAAATTACATGAACCATGATTTTAGTATTATCCTGCTGCTTAAGCGGCACCCCATAGGGTGCGTGGGTTTATAATGTCTGTGGGGCACCAGGTCGATCAGCTATGTGTAGTGGGAAAACTGATTCTGAACCAGATTCAACAAATGTCTGGCTTTTGACGCCTACCGTGGACAGGAGTATAAGTTGAAGTCAGTATTGAACATGTGACATTCGGAATAAGAACAATCGAGGAAAACGCAATGACTTCGCCAACACAATCTGACGTCCCTCTGATAGAGCTTGATTTGCCGCTTGAGCGTGATGTCTTTCTGCGCTCTATGCTGCGCGAGCTGTCAGGTTCGTTGCAGGATATTGTGGGTCTCGACGAGGCGTCCGGTTTTATCAGTCTTGTCGGTCAGCGCATAGGGGATCAGTTGAATGAAGATTACCGAACCGCGCTGGGTGTGTCGAAATTAACCCGGAATCAGGTGGCAGAGGTACTGGTTGACCTCAAACGGCGTATTAACGGCGGCTTTTCCATCGAAGAAGTGAATGATGATCACATAGTGCTCACCAACACCCACTGTCCATTTGCTGAAAAAGTGGCGGGGCGGCCTGCATTGTGCATGATGACATCCAATGTATTCGGCAGCATCACAGCTGACAATCTCGGCTACGCGCGAGTAGACCTGCAGGAGACCATCGCTGACGGCGCGCCGGGCTGTCGGGTGGTCATTCACCTGAAGCTCACGCAGGACAAAGTAGCAGCGGGGAGAGAGTACTTTCGAGGATGAGCGATACAATGCCCGACGTTCCCTTCCTCGCCGCTGCTGAGTGGCTACCGGATGCACTGATGATCATCACCAGTGACGGTTCCATCGTTGGCGCCAACCGCGCCGCGCGGCAGTTGCTGGGTACTTCATCGGACGCTGAGCACGACAGGTCACTGTTGCAGTCAATCGGCGGTGACCGGGAAGCGGTGCTCAAATATCTGACAGCAGGATCACGCACACGCCAGCCTCTGCCCGGCTTGATCTCGCTGATTGATGAGTCGGGCCGGTCGCGTCAGCTTCGATCAACAGTAAGCGTTCTGCAACCGGCGACGCAAACCTCCCTGGCCATGCTCTTGTTGCAGTTGCGAGACAGGGAAAGTACGCCAACCCAGTTCAAAAAGCTTACCGAGCAAGTGGCGCAGGTCACCGCTTCCCTGCACCGGCAACAGCAGGCCGAAGAAGAGCGACGTCATCTCGAAATCCAGATGCTGCAAACTCAGAAGCTGGAAAGCCTGGGTGTGCTGGCAGGCGGTATCGCACATGATTTTAATAACCTGCTAACAAGCGTGATCGGCTACTCCGAGCTGGCGCGAGCGCAGCTGCCCGCCAGTTCTGCGGTTGGTGGCTTTATCGACGAGGCAGTAGAGGGTGCGCGCCGTGCGGCAGAGCTCACGCAACAGATGCTGGCCTATTCGGGGAAGGGCAAGTTGATGGTAGAGCCGGTACAGCTATCGGTGTTGGTAACCGAGATTACCCGGCTACTTGAAGTGTCCATCTCCAAGAAGTGTGTGATGCGGTTTGACCTTATGGAAGACCTTCCGGCGTGCATGGTCGACGCAACGCAAATTCGGCAGGTGGTCATGAACCTGATCATCAATGCGTCTGATGCAATTGGTGAGCGCAGCGGTGTGATCTCGGTGACCACCGGCGCAGCGTGGTGTGATCAGAAGTATCTGACAGAGACTTTCATCAATGATTCGATACCCGAAGGTCTTTATGTGCATCTGGAGGTTTCCGATACCGGCGTTGGTATGACCGCTGAAACCCGGGCTCGGATCTTCGATCCGTTCTTTACCACCAAGTTCACCGGTCGCGGTCTGGGGCTTGCCGCAGTGCTTGGTATCGTGCGTGGTCACAACGGTGCGATGCGCGTGTACAGCGAAGTTGGCAACGGCACTACCTTCAAAGTGTTATTACCAGCAGTACCGAATGCAGAAACGGTTCAACCGGCGTCAACCGCCGAACAGGCGCACTGGACCGGTCGCGGGTCAGTTCTGGTGGTCGACGACGAAGAAAGTATTCGTGCGCTTACCCAGCAAATGCTGCAGCAAATGGGGTTTGACGTGACAACAGCGAGTAATGGGCGAGAGGGCGTGGACGTATTTCGTGACATGGCCGCCAGTAATCCGCTGGTACTACTGGACCTGACGATGCCACAGCTTGACGGCACCGCAGCATTCGCCCAGCTTCGTCAGATCCGCCCCGATGTGCGAGTCATCCTGATGAGCGGTTATGGTGAGCAAACAATAGACACCAAGTTTGCCGGCAAAGGACTGGCCGGATTTCTGCAAAAGCCGTTTCGCCTGAGTGAACTACGCGAACTGGTCAGTTCAATCGTGGACTGCGAATAGCGGTGAACTGAAAAGGCGTTACACAGCCAGAATCAGTCGTCCTGCCAGAGCTCCTCAAGGCGTTCGTCACGGCCGCAATTCCACCGGTAAAATTTGTACCTAAGCGAACGCTCCTGATAGTAGTTCTGATGGTAGCCTTCAGCCCTGTAAAAGTCGTCTGCCTGCGCTGCCACGATCTCTGTGACAATCGGGCCCGGCAGGTCAGCCTGACTATCAAGTCTTTCGCGGGACGCTTCTGCCAACCGCTGTTGTTCATCATTGTGATAAAAAATTGCGCTACGATACTGACTGCCGCGATCACAGAACTGACCGCCAGCATCCAGTGGATCGATATTGCGCCAAAACACTGTCAGCAACTGCTCGTAGCTGACCTGTTCAGGATTGTACTCAACCTGAACCGCCTCTGCATGCCCGGTTCCACCCGACGAAACCTGTTCGTAACTGGGGTTCTGGATCGAACCGCCGATATAACCGGAGGTGGTCGACAGGACGCCTTCCAGTTTGTCGTAGGGCGGCTCCATGCACC encodes:
- a CDS encoding methanogen output domain 1-containing protein, with the protein product MTSPTQSDVPLIELDLPLERDVFLRSMLRELSGSLQDIVGLDEASGFISLVGQRIGDQLNEDYRTALGVSKLTRNQVAEVLVDLKRRINGGFSIEEVNDDHIVLTNTHCPFAEKVAGRPALCMMTSNVFGSITADNLGYARVDLQETIADGAPGCRVVIHLKLTQDKVAAGREYFRG
- a CDS encoding hybrid sensor histidine kinase/response regulator — translated: MSDTMPDVPFLAAAEWLPDALMIITSDGSIVGANRAARQLLGTSSDAEHDRSLLQSIGGDREAVLKYLTAGSRTRQPLPGLISLIDESGRSRQLRSTVSVLQPATQTSLAMLLLQLRDRESTPTQFKKLTEQVAQVTASLHRQQQAEEERRHLEIQMLQTQKLESLGVLAGGIAHDFNNLLTSVIGYSELARAQLPASSAVGGFIDEAVEGARRAAELTQQMLAYSGKGKLMVEPVQLSVLVTEITRLLEVSISKKCVMRFDLMEDLPACMVDATQIRQVVMNLIINASDAIGERSGVISVTTGAAWCDQKYLTETFINDSIPEGLYVHLEVSDTGVGMTAETRARIFDPFFTTKFTGRGLGLAAVLGIVRGHNGAMRVYSEVGNGTTFKVLLPAVPNAETVQPASTAEQAHWTGRGSVLVVDDEESIRALTQQMLQQMGFDVTTASNGREGVDVFRDMAASNPLVLLDLTMPQLDGTAAFAQLRQIRPDVRVILMSGYGEQTIDTKFAGKGLAGFLQKPFRLSELRELVSSIVDCE
- the msrA gene encoding peptide-methionine (S)-S-oxide reductase MsrA, translated to MNIFSRTQLTMPLVLILLLAGTSAVHAQSAQSQPSQTAVATFAGGCFWCMEPPYDKLEGVLSTTSGYIGGSIQNPSYEQVSSGGTGHAEAVQVEYNPEQVSYEQLLTVFWRNIDPLDAGGQFCDRGSQYRSAIFYHNDEQQRLAEASRERLDSQADLPGPIVTEIVAAQADDFYRAEGYHQNYYQERSLRYKFYRWNCGRDERLEELWQDD